AAGGACTGCAACCGAGGTGTATTTCCAGAGTGACACGGCCATCCTCCTCCAGATGAACGTGACGTTAACACAATGTTACGCGCATGTTAACACACCCTGGTTGACAGACCAAGGAAAGGGAAGAAAACTGCGATTGGGTCCCGAGATCTCGTTGTCGGATCGAGGTTAACCGTCTTTTAACTTGTGCTTGACGAAGCTGTGATGTGACTTGATTACTCTGCGGACCTAGGCTTCGCGCCTCCCTCACGAGGGGTGGTCCTGTCCGGACCCCAAGCTTAAAAGGGCTGCCCCTCGTATTTTCTTCCTCCCTTGGACCGGCCGCGATGGGATAGAGATCGTCGCTGCGGATGGACACGGATCGCATTCTTGACCCGCTCTCGTAGATGAGGACTTCGGCCCCGACGAAATCGAGAGAGGCTCGATCTTCTTTGAGAATCCAGCCGCCCGTGTTGCAGAAGGAGACCGGCTGTCCATCCACGATGTCCACGAGCTCGTGCGTATCCCAGGGAATCGGTTGGTGGGTATGCCCGAAAACGAAATGAGTGGGTCTCGGAATCTCGATCGAGTACTCGTGGCGCAGCCGGTCGATCTCGCGAATCGAGTAGCGGTAGTAGCTCCGGAAACGCTCGCGTACCGTGGGGCGCATCAGAAACTCGCGGCTGTAGCGAGTCTGCTCGAGACCCTCGAGCATGGCGAGAAAGCGCTTCCGCCCCCAACCGACTGCTAGGGAAAGAGCCTTCCGTTTGGCCCAGCTCAGATTGGAGCTCTCGCGCAGAGAACTCTCGAAGCGCTCGAAATACTTTCTCAGCGAGAACGTCCGCCCTGCGCTCATCTCTCGCTGGATTTGGCGGGCGAGCTCAGCGAGAGGCTGGGCTTGACCGATCCCGGTACAGGCGAGCTGGTTCAAGGGCAAGTTGATCCCGACCATCTCCCTCAGAAGTGCGTGTCGGAAATGATGGCGATACGCAAGAGCAAGATCCCCCGACCGCAATCATGGTAGGGCCTCGAGGCAAGCCTACGGTGAACGAAGTGTTGCGCTAGCGTGAATTCTTCGCCAGCGGGTCGGGCTACTCGAGAAACGCGGTTCCCGCGGGGATCGGGCATGCGATCGGGAGCCCCTGAGAATCCACGTGGACAATACCCGCGGGGCCTCCAGTGAAAGAACGCACACCCGTCAAGCCGAGGCCGGCGGGGTAACTCTGGTAGCAGAAATCGACGACGCTGTCGGGATCCTGGCTCGCCGAGAGTCCCGGAGGGGCGCCTCCACCCAAGCCGATCCACTGCCGTGTGTAGCCGCCCTTCGTGTAGGGTGAGACGCGTCCGATATCGTTGCCGAGGAATGCGGGCGCCGTCGTGGGATAATTCGGGATCCCGATGTTGCAGTTCGCTCCGCCACGACAGAGGTTGGTCACGTTGGCGAAAAACCCGCCGTTCGCCGACGCATAGGCGTGCTCGGCGGACAAGACCGTGCGCGTATCTCCGATCACCTGAGCTTCGTTCGCCGTAACGACCGCGCGGAGGATGTTCAGGACCGCCATCGCGGCGATGATACCGATAATCGCGATCACGATGAGCAGCTCGATCAAAGTGAACCCACGCTCATCGTTTCTCTCACCATCGACTCGCAGTTGAATACTCGGAAGCATCATACGCAAGTTCTCCGCACCCGCGCTTTGTTGGAAGCAATTATGGTGCCACGTTAGCAGTCAAATCAACACCTTATGGTATATGAGGTTACAAGCCCACCCGAACTCGGGCTCACATTTTTTGTCATCCGAGTTCCAGTTTGGTGCGTTTCTTTGCTCCTCCGCGTTCCGAATAAATAACCCAATGTTCATGCTGCGGTGACTTCTCGGTTACGTTCGCAGGATACAAGTAACTCGCGCCTCAACGCGCCCTCAACGGGCGGCGTCATCATCCGCATCCCTTCACATGACGCCGCCCGCCACCCCTCCTCCACGGTTTTCCCGGGGACCGCAATCGTTATAATGCGCGGGTGACGGGAGGCACGCTGCTCGATCTCCTCCGCCGTCGACAACGGCAGACCACCCTCGCCTCTTTCCTCGGCAAGCTGGAGCTCCAGGTGCTCGACGTGCTCTGGACGCGATGGCGCGAGACGTCGGTGCGGGATCTCGAGCCCTATTTCGGTTCGACTGCCTACACCACGCTCATGACCACACTCGATCGGCTGCACAAGAAGGGACTGCTCCACAGAACGAAGTCGGGGCGCGCCTACCTCTATATGCCCCGCTTCACGCGTGCTGGACTCGAAGCGTACCTCGCCGAGGATGCGTTCGCGACCATACTCGAGGGTGTCCGCTCCGGAGCATCGGCACGGCCCCTGTTGATGAGCTTCGTGGAAGCGGTGAGCCGTCGCGATGCGCTGCTGCTCGACGAGCTCGAGCGGCTCGTCAAAGAGAAGCGACGCGCTCGGCACGAGGAGGAGGAGTGAGCTTTCTCGTTCTCGGGACCTTGCTCGCCGTACTCGCATTTGGCGCAGCCAGTGCCGTGGGATCGTTCGTCGCCGCCATGGCCTGGTGGGCGCTTCGGGGACGAATCGAAAAGCTGGCACCGGCCCGACGCGCACGGTTCATTCTCACGCTACGGCTCCTTCCGAGCTTCACCTCGATCGTCTTCACCGTGGTCTTCTTCATCCCCGCGTTCGTCCTCCACGAGCCGCGCGACACCGTCGAGGTGACGAGCGCGACCATGGTGGCCGCCGCGCTCCTGGCGGCGGCTCTACTCCTGCGGGGACCGATCGCGACGTTCGTCGCCTGGCGTCGGACCCGGCAGCTGGTTCAGGGCTGGCTCGCGGGTGCCGAGCCGATTGCCCTGGAGGCGCCGGTTCCGACCGTCCTCGTCGAGCTCCCCTTTCCTGTCGTGGCCGTGGTCGGCGTGTGCCGCCCCCGCATCGTGGTCGCGCGCAGCGTCAAGGAGGCCTGCTCCGAAGAAGAGCTGAAAGCCGTCCTCGAGCACGAGACCGCGCATTTGAAACGCGGGGATAACTTCACGCGCCATCTCGTACGAGGGGCTCCAGACTTGCTCACCTGGACGAACCTCGGTAGCTTACTCGAGCGTGAATGGAGCGAGGCGACAGAAGAGGCGGCCGATCGATGCGCAGGGGCCGCGCTCGCGATTCCACTCGCCTCGGCTCTCGTAAAGGTCGCGCGGCTTGCCGTGGGCACGAGTCCCCTTCCCGCGCTCGAGACGGCGCTTTATCGCCAGAGCGGACTCGCCAGACGGATCGGATATCTGACCGGGATTCCCAAGCCGTGCGAGAGCTCGTTCGTGCGGGCGACGCCCTGGCCTTTCTTCGCCGCCTCCATTGCCCTCGTCATCGCGGCGACGCCGTCCGGCTGGCTCCATCGTCTGCACACCTTCACCGAATTGGTGGTCGCCCTTCTTCAGTAGCCCGAAGTACGAAAGCTGGTAGTAGCAACGCCGGCGGTCTATGGTGCAGATCTCGATGTCTCCTCGTTTCGCGATGCGATCCGCACTCTTCGGCTCGGTGCTACTGGTCGCCGGCGCCGCCGGCGCTTTCGAAGGGCGAGTGGTGCGCCAGCAGGATGGTAGCCCGGTAGCGGGTGCCGAAGTCACGGTGCTCGGTCGAACCGGTGAGGCCTTCACCGATGCCGAGGGTCGTTTCACGTTCGTTCCCGATCCAGCGCTGCCATTCGAGATCCTCGTGATCTTGCCCGGAGGGCGCATCATGAAACCGGTCCTCATCGAGTCGTTCCCCGAGGACGGCCTGGTGGTCGTCGAAGTGCAGGCCCTGGTCCAAGAATCGGTGACTGTGACCGCCGGAACCGCTCCCAGCATCGAGCACACGCCCGCGGCAGCCACGACGTTGCTTCCTCGCTCGGAGGTCCAGGTACGTCTGCCGGTGAACCTCGGGCAAGCGCTCGAGAACGTTCCCGGTGTGGCGACGATCTCCGAGGGACGCGCCGAAGTGCCCGTCATACGGGGTCTCGCACGAGGAAGGACTCTCCTTCTCATCGACGGAGCCCGGGTGACGGCGGAGCGCCGTGTGGGACCGAGCGCGACTTTTCTCGATCCGTTCGTGGTCGATTCACTCGAGGTGTCTCGCGGCCCCGGCTCGGTCGCCTACGGTTCGGACGCCTTTGGCGGTGTGATTCAGGTGCGGACCCGACGACCGGAGCCCTCGGCTCCCTTCGGCATGAGGTTCATCGGAAGCCTCGGGGCGGGCGTGCCCCAGGGCCGTGCCGGGGTCGAGGTGACGCAAGGGTTCTCCAACGGCGGCGTACTATTCCAGGCGCATTACCGCGAGTTCGACGACTACGACAGCCCCGAGGGAACCGTGTTCAACTCCGGCTCGCGGGACCAGGGGTATCTGGGAAAGGTCCAGACTCTCGTCGGTAGCGGCGTCTTGAGCTTCGGATTCATGAGCGATCTGGCACGCGACGTCGAGCGCCCCAGGACCAACTCACACATCACGCGTTTCTTTTATCCCACCGAGGATTCGCATCGTTTCACCGCGGGCTACGACCGGATCTCGCTCTGGGGACTCAGCCGCTTGAACGTGACGACGTTTGTTGGCTCGTATCGGATCGTCACCGACCAGGATACCTTCGCCACCGAGAACGAGCCGAGACGCATCGAGCGGGCCGACGTGGATGCCAAGGACTATGCCGTCCGCGCCGTGGCGGAAAAACTCTTCGGCGGTACGAGGCTCGAGCTCGGCGTCGATCTCAACGGACGCTTCGGGCTCGAGGCACGCGATTTCGTCGTGGATTACGATCTCGCGGGAAACGAGCTCCAGACCGACGAGCGCATCACCATCGAGAACGGTCGTCGCGTCGATACCGGGCTGTTCGCATCGCTCGACGGCAACGTTCACCCCAAGCTCCAGCTCGTGGGTGGGGGTCGCGTCGACCGAGTCACCACCCACAACGAGGGGGGGTTCTTCGGCGATCGGGACACCGCGAACGGCGCGTTCTCCGGATTCGCGGCAGCGACTGTCGGGAGCTTCGGTGGATGGAGCTTCACCGGTCAAATCGCCCGCGGTTTTCGCGATCCGGTGATCTCGGATCGTTACTTCCGCGGCGTGACCGGACGAGGATTCATCACCGGCAACCCCGATCTCGAACCGGAGACCGCGACGCAGTTCGATACCGCCGTTCGCTACACCAGCCGCCGATGGCGCGCCGCCATTTACTACTACCACTACCGCTTTCGCGATCTCATCGAGCGGTACGAGGACGAGCCCGATTTCTTCTTCTTCAGAAATCGAGGCCGGGCGCTCAACGAGGGAGTCGAGCTCGAGCTCCAGGCCGAGCTAGGCCGCGAGCTCTCCCTGCAGCTTTCCGCCTACGCGTCTCGAGGCAAGGCGCTCGACGACGACGCCCCGCTCGACGACGTTCCGCCGACGACCTTGACCCTCCAGCTGCGGAGGGAGCTCAGCGCGGGCCGGGGCTATCTTCAGGTCCGGGGAGCAGTCTTCGCCGAAGACGACGAGCCGGGGCCGAGCGAGGTGGCGACGCCGGGATACGGGGTGGTGGACTTCTCCGCGGGCTGGGAGATGACCTCCAAGGTCGGACTCCGCTTCCTGGCGCGAAACCTCACGAACACGAGCTACCCTGTCAGCACGGACCGTCGTGCCGTGCCCGCCCCGGGCATCTCCGCCGTCGCCACCGTCGTGGTTACCCTCGGACCGGACTAGTCAGCAGGCTGATGAAGAACTACAGCCCAGCCTGCCGAGCGGCGACCAAAACTTCTGTCCGCGAGATCGGCGCGAAGCGCCGCAAAAGGCCGAGCCGTGGCGGCCGGGCGATTGCGGGTCCCGCCACGGCACTGAGCACTAATTGTTACTCGAAGTCGGCCAAAGCACGCCCTGGTCCTTCTTGCGGACCGGACCCAGACCCTTGTAGACGAACTTCTGGATGCGCTTCCCCTCGTAGGTCTCGGTCGTGTAGACGTTGCCCTTCGAATCCGTGGCAATGCTGTGCACCCCGAAGAACTGTCCCGGCTGGCGTCCGCCATCTCCGAAGCTCGTCAGTACCTCGAGCGATTTTCTATCAATGATGTAGACCTTCTCGTTCTTGCCATCGGCGAGGTAGAGATACTTCTGCTCGGGATCTTTCGAGAACGCCACATCCCAGGCGGCCCCGCTCCCGAGGGTCTCCTTGGCGACGATGACTTCGTTTACATATTCTCCGCTGAGACGGAATACCTGAACCCGATTGTTCACCCGGTCGCAGACATAGAGAAGCCCGTCGTGAGTTGGTTCGGCGCAGTGTACCGGGTTGCGGAACTGCTGCGCCAGTGGGGCCTTGGGGTCGTAGCGGCCGAGGTCTCGGTCGTCAGGCTCGTTGCCGTAAGCGCCCCAATACCGCTTGAACGCGCCGCTCGCGACGTCCAGCACCGCGACGCGCTTGTTGAGATAACCGTCGGCGACGAAAGCTTCCTCGCCCCTCGCGTCGAAAGAAATCTTGGCCACTCGGCCGAAGCTCTCCTTGTCGTGGCTCCCACCGATCCACTTCGGCTCCGAGCCGGAGGAGCTCTTGTCTCGACGGGCATGCGGGTGACCGAATTGTTTCAGGAACTTCCCGTTCCGGGTGAATTTCAAGATGTGGGAATCGCTTTGCCCGTTTCCTCCGATCCACAGGTTGTCCATGGGATCGATCGTGATCCCGTGGTTAGACTCCGGCCAGTCGTAGCCATCGCCCGGTCCGCCCCAGTGACCCACGAGGTTGCCCTCGGGATCGAACTCGAGGACGGGAGGTGCCGGAGAGCAGCATTCGACCGCCGTCGGCGGGTCGGTCGCGGCGCTGATCTCAGTGGATTCGTTCAGAGTGCCCTCGCGATGAATGACGAAGACGTGATCCCTGGAGTCGATCGTCACTCCGATGGTGGAACCGATGACCCAGTGATTCGGCAGGGGCTTCGGCCAGAAGGGATCGACCTCGAACATCGGCGCTTGAACGCTTGCCTCCTGCGCCGCCAGGCTCCGGTCCAACGCAAATTGAACGATTGCGAGGACGACGAGGGCGGCGAAAAGCCCTGCCCCGATGACGACGTTCTTTCTACGATTCGTACGCATCATGTTTTCCCACCTCGGTCCCGGGAGCGCCACGCCGGCGCGACTCATCCACGCCCGGTTGGCCTCCAAGCCGGCACAGGATACACGCAAATCGCGCTCGACAAGAATCCCGAAATGAAAGAGGATCTGCTCTCGTTGGGCCGGCGCGCGTGCGAGTTCTCTACGGTGTGGTGGGAGAGGGTATGGGTCATGCGACCCGAAGCGCGGTCGTGCTCGATCACATCCTCGACTTGGGGCACGAAGTCCGGGTGGTGGTCTCGGGCAAGGCGCACACTTTCCTCAAGGAGCGCTTCGCCCGTCGGAAGAAGATCTCGATGGAGGAGATCCACGGACTGACGCTGCGATATCTCGGAAACCGCCTCGACCGCAAGGGTAGTCTCTTCTGGAACCTGAGGAACGCTCCGAAGGGAGTGAAGAAGAACATCGAGGTCTATCGCAAAATCGCCGAGGACGGCATTCAACCCGAGGTCGTCATCAGCGACTTCGAGTCCTGGGCGGCGCTTTACGGTCTTCGCCACGGTGTCCCGGTGGTGAGCGTCGACAATATCCAGATCATCAACCGCTGCAAACACCAAAAGGCACTCAAAAAAGGAAAAGGGCTCGACTTCGGACTGGCCCGTCTCGCCGTGAAGATGAAGGTGCCCAAGGCCTATCACTATCTGATTGCCACGTTCTTTTTCCCTCCGGTGAGAAAGAAGTACACGACTCTCGTTCCTCCCATTCTCCGAGACGAGGTTCTCACCGCCGAGCGCGAGCCAGGAGAACACGTCGTCATCTACTTCCGTGGAATGGCGGTCGACGAGTTGCGTGACATTCTCAGGAAATGCCCGGTTCCGTTCCGAGTCTACGGAGCCGACGAGGAGAGCGAAGAGGGGAACGTGGCCTTCAGACGTTTTGCGGGCAAGGCGTTCCTCGACGACCTTCGCACCGCCCGGGCGGTGGTGGCGGGCGGCGGTTTCTCGCTCATGAGCGAAGCCGTGAGCCTCGGCGTTCCCATGCTTTCGGTACCGATCGAGGGACAATTCGAGCAGGAGCTGAACGCCCGCTATCTCGAGCATCTCGGCTACGGCCGCGCCGCGAGAAAGCTGGAGGATTCCGTACTGGGCAAATTCCTCGAGCGTATCGACGAGTTCTCCGCCGCATTGTCGGCTTACCGGCGCACGGACAATTCGCTCTTCTTCTCGTACCTCGATCGGCTTCTCGAACGGGTTGCGCAAGGGAAGAAGAGGCCCAATCGTCTCGCATGATCGCATTCCTCGTATTCATCGTCATCGCCGCCTTCATGTTCGCCAAGCTCGAGATCGAGATCGAGGGGCGTCACGGCTGGGCGGAGAAACTCCCAACCTGGCGGATCGAGCACCATGTCCTCCTGGACTGGTTCTTCGGTGGCCGGCCATTGACCGGCTATCACGCCTGGGCATTCCTCTTCGTGCTCTTCGCCTTTCACCTTCCGTTCTTCTGGGCGGGCGCGTGGTCGGTTCGCTCCGAGTTGCATGCCGTCGGCGGCTACACGCTGTTCTGGATCATCGAGGACTTGCTGTGGTTCCTGCTCAACCCCCATTACGGCTGGAAGAAGTTCACCCGCCACGATGTCTGGTGGCACAAGAGATGGGCGCTGGGTCTGCCGCTCGATTACTGGATCCTCGGATCGTTCGCCGCGGTTCTGCTCATCGTTCCATGACTCTCGGCCCTGACGAAATGGTTCGGTCAAACCTTCCGGTCATCGACCTCGAGCCCTGGTTTCGGGGAGATCGGGGGCGGACGGCCCGGGCGTTACGAAGCGCATGCCTCAAGACAGGCTTCTTTTACGTCTCGAACCATCGTTTGCCGGACGGGCTTCTCGACCGGATTCGAGCGGCCTCTCGGAGTTTCTTCTCCCTTCCGCTCGAAGAGAAGCTGCGGGTCCATTTCGAAAAAGCTCGAAAGCAACGAGGTTACATTCCCCTCCGCGGCGAGAGCTCGGATCCCAAGGGCAAGGGGGACGAGAAGGAGGCGCTCGACTTCACGTTTCCGGTGCCTCCCGAGGGAGTCAGCGACCCGGTTGCTTACCGGATGTACGGGCCCAATCTCTGGCCCGAGGGGCTAACCGGATTCCGGGAAACCGTCGAGAGCTACTTCGAGGAGATGATTCGGATCGCAGGCACCCTCTTCGAGATCCTGGCCGCGAGCCTCGAGCTTCCTCATGATTTCTTTCGGCCGAAGATCGACCGCCCCATCGCCCAGCTGCGCCTGCTCCACTACCCCCCGCAGTCGGAACCGCTCGACGAGGCTTTCCTGGGAATCGGCGAGCACTGCGATTACGAGTGCTTCACTATCCTGGATCCGGGAGACGTCACCGGCCTCCAGCTTCGCGACCAGAGAGGCGAGTGGATGGAGGTAGAGCCTTTGCCCCGGGCGTTCGTCGTGAACCTCGGTGAAATGCTCGCTCGCTGGACGAACGACGTCTACCGTGCCACGGTCCATCGCGTCGTCAATCGCACGGGCCGAGAGCGCTACGCCATCCCCTTCTTCTTTGGAACGAATTACGACACCCTCATCGATTGCCTGCCCACCTGCTCGGGACCGGAGAGGCCGAGCCGGTACCCGCCGATCCTCGCCGGAGAATATCTCGCCAAACGACTGAACGAAGTCTACGGCTCGCTTCCCGAAAGTTAAATTCTCACTCGTTACGCAGCACGACGATGGGATCGGTCGACGACGCCCGCAGAGTCGGTGCCAGCCGCGCCCAGGGGAAAGTACTTCATATTGACGTATCCGGGCCGACTCGTGTAATACTCCAGTAATTTTCGCTTCGCCGATTCACCCAATGTGAATGCCATTATTCAGCTTGGGAATCAAAACCGTCAGCGCACGTATGAGTCCGTCCCACCATGAGGCCGATTCCCAGGAGAAACCGCGAGGTCTCCCATGTGTTGGTCGGAAAGGGATCACGGATTTCTAGCTTTCTGCCCCATTCGACAGACAGCAAAATTTCTTCTTCGGTGCGCTCTCGGCGTGGGTATCCTCCTTGCCATCTGCTCCGCTCTTTCGCTTGCTCATGAAGAACCCCATCTCCGGATAGAAAAGCTCAGTCGGCAAATCGAGCGAGATCCGGCGAACGCCGACTTATATTTGACCCGCGGTGAGCTCCACCGTGTGAGCTTCCATTGGGATCTGGCTTTGGCGGATTTCGACCGTGTCGCCGAGC
This DNA window, taken from Vicinamibacteria bacterium, encodes the following:
- a CDS encoding prepilin-type N-terminal cleavage/methylation domain-containing protein; this encodes MMLPSIQLRVDGERNDERGFTLIELLIVIAIIGIIAAMAVLNILRAVVTANEAQVIGDTRTVLSAEHAYASANGGFFANVTNLCRGGANCNIGIPNYPTTAPAFLGNDIGRVSPYTKGGYTRQWIGLGGGAPPGLSASQDPDSVVDFCYQSYPAGLGLTGVRSFTGGPAGIVHVDSQGLPIACPIPAGTAFLE
- a CDS encoding BlaI/MecI/CopY family transcriptional regulator, whose product is MTGGTLLDLLRRRQRQTTLASFLGKLELQVLDVLWTRWRETSVRDLEPYFGSTAYTTLMTTLDRLHKKGLLHRTKSGRAYLYMPRFTRAGLEAYLAEDAFATILEGVRSGASARPLLMSFVEAVSRRDALLLDELERLVKEKRRARHEEEE
- a CDS encoding M56 family metallopeptidase, whose amino-acid sequence is MSFLVLGTLLAVLAFGAASAVGSFVAAMAWWALRGRIEKLAPARRARFILTLRLLPSFTSIVFTVVFFIPAFVLHEPRDTVEVTSATMVAAALLAAALLLRGPIATFVAWRRTRQLVQGWLAGAEPIALEAPVPTVLVELPFPVVAVVGVCRPRIVVARSVKEACSEEELKAVLEHETAHLKRGDNFTRHLVRGAPDLLTWTNLGSLLEREWSEATEEAADRCAGAALAIPLASALVKVARLAVGTSPLPALETALYRQSGLARRIGYLTGIPKPCESSFVRATPWPFFAASIALVIAATPSGWLHRLHTFTELVVALLQ
- a CDS encoding TonB-dependent receptor — encoded protein: MRSALFGSVLLVAGAAGAFEGRVVRQQDGSPVAGAEVTVLGRTGEAFTDAEGRFTFVPDPALPFEILVILPGGRIMKPVLIESFPEDGLVVVEVQALVQESVTVTAGTAPSIEHTPAAATTLLPRSEVQVRLPVNLGQALENVPGVATISEGRAEVPVIRGLARGRTLLLIDGARVTAERRVGPSATFLDPFVVDSLEVSRGPGSVAYGSDAFGGVIQVRTRRPEPSAPFGMRFIGSLGAGVPQGRAGVEVTQGFSNGGVLFQAHYREFDDYDSPEGTVFNSGSRDQGYLGKVQTLVGSGVLSFGFMSDLARDVERPRTNSHITRFFYPTEDSHRFTAGYDRISLWGLSRLNVTTFVGSYRIVTDQDTFATENEPRRIERADVDAKDYAVRAVAEKLFGGTRLELGVDLNGRFGLEARDFVVDYDLAGNELQTDERITIENGRRVDTGLFASLDGNVHPKLQLVGGGRVDRVTTHNEGGFFGDRDTANGAFSGFAAATVGSFGGWSFTGQIARGFRDPVISDRYFRGVTGRGFITGNPDLEPETATQFDTAVRYTSRRWRAAIYYYHYRFRDLIERYEDEPDFFFFRNRGRALNEGVELELQAELGRELSLQLSAYASRGKALDDDAPLDDVPPTTLTLQLRRELSAGRGYLQVRGAVFAEDDEPGPSEVATPGYGVVDFSAGWEMTSKVGLRFLARNLTNTSYPVSTDRRAVPAPGISAVATVVVTLGPD
- a CDS encoding glycosyltransferase family protein, with the translated sequence MRVLYGVVGEGMGHATRSAVVLDHILDLGHEVRVVVSGKAHTFLKERFARRKKISMEEIHGLTLRYLGNRLDRKGSLFWNLRNAPKGVKKNIEVYRKIAEDGIQPEVVISDFESWAALYGLRHGVPVVSVDNIQIINRCKHQKALKKGKGLDFGLARLAVKMKVPKAYHYLIATFFFPPVRKKYTTLVPPILRDEVLTAEREPGEHVVIYFRGMAVDELRDILRKCPVPFRVYGADEESEEGNVAFRRFAGKAFLDDLRTARAVVAGGGFSLMSEAVSLGVPMLSVPIEGQFEQELNARYLEHLGYGRAARKLEDSVLGKFLERIDEFSAALSAYRRTDNSLFFSYLDRLLERVAQGKKRPNRLA
- a CDS encoding 2-oxoglutarate and iron-dependent oxygenase domain-containing protein — translated: MVRSNLPVIDLEPWFRGDRGRTARALRSACLKTGFFYVSNHRLPDGLLDRIRAASRSFFSLPLEEKLRVHFEKARKQRGYIPLRGESSDPKGKGDEKEALDFTFPVPPEGVSDPVAYRMYGPNLWPEGLTGFRETVESYFEEMIRIAGTLFEILAASLELPHDFFRPKIDRPIAQLRLLHYPPQSEPLDEAFLGIGEHCDYECFTILDPGDVTGLQLRDQRGEWMEVEPLPRAFVVNLGEMLARWTNDVYRATVHRVVNRTGRERYAIPFFFGTNYDTLIDCLPTCSGPERPSRYPPILAGEYLAKRLNEVYGSLPES